A genome region from Hevea brasiliensis isolate MT/VB/25A 57/8 chromosome 9, ASM3005281v1, whole genome shotgun sequence includes the following:
- the LOC110640246 gene encoding uncharacterized protein LOC110640246 isoform X1 codes for MDPCIYKDPYAPVEARVKDLLSRMTLNEKVAQMTQIERGVASPYYLRDLAVGSVLSVGGSAPFKNALSSDWADMVDGFQRLALDSRLGIPIIYGIDAVHGNSGVYGTTIFPHNVGLGSTRDADLIRRIGIATALEVRASGINYTFAPCVAVCRDPRWGRCYESYSEDTDTVRKMTSIIAGLQGQPPEGHPNGYPFVAGRNNIIACAKHFVGDGGTYRGINEGNTILSYEDLERIHMVPFLDCISQGISTIMASYSSWNGHQLHAHHFLLTEVLKDKLGFQGVVLSDWEALNRLSNPRGSNYRYCISAAVNAGIDMVMVGLKHEQFVDDLMLLVESGEITMARIDDAVERILRVKFVAGLFEYPFADRSLLDLVGCKLHRELACEAVRKSLVLLKNGKDPKKPFLPLHKNAKKILVTGTHADDLGYQCGGWTITWYGGSGNITIGTTILDAIKNAVGGETEVIHEKYPSPDTLAGQDFSYAIVAVGEDPYAEFTGDNSELLIPFNGADVISSVADRIPTLVILISGRPLVLEAWLLEKIDAFVAAWLPGTEGAGIVDVIFGDYEFKGKLPVTWFKKVEQLPMNSGDNSYDPLFPFGFGLTYNEEKSLD; via the exons ATGGATCCCTGCATTTACAAAGATCCCTATGCGCCTGTAGAAGCTCGTGTCAAAGACCTTCTTTCAAGAATGACTTTGAATGAGAAGGTTGCCCAGATGACCCAAATCGAGCGCGGCGTTGCCTCTCCCTACTATCTTAGAGACTTGGCCGTTG GGAGTGTGCTTAGCGTTGGAGGTAGTGCACCCTTTAAGAATGCGTTGTCCTCTGACTGGGCGGATATGGTTGATGGGTTTCAAAGGCTGGCACTTGATTCCCGGCTAGGTATACCAATTATATATGGGATTGATGCTGTCCATGGTAACAGTGGTGTCTATGGTACCACCATTTTTCCTCACAATGTTGGCCTTGGATCCACCAG AGATGCAGATTTGATACGCAGGATAGGCATTGCAACAGCACTTGAAGTTAGGGCAAGTGGCATTAATTATACTTTTGCACCCTGTGTGGCt GTATGCAGAGATCCCCGGTGGGGAAGATGTTATGAAAGCTATAGTGAAGACACGGACACAGTTAGAAAGATGACCTCTATCATTGCAGGCTTGCAGGGGCAGCCTCCTGAAGGACACCCAAATGGCTATCCTTTTGTAGCTGGAAG GAACAATATTATTGCCTGTGCTAAGCATTTTGTGGGAGATGGGGGCACCTATAGAGGTATAAATGAGGGGAATACCATACTGTCATATGAAGATCTAGAGAGGATCCACATGGTTCCTTTTCTGGACTGTATTTCGCAGGGTATTTCCACAATTATGGCATCCTATTCTAGTTGGAATGGACATCAACTGCATGCTCACCATTTTCTTCTGACAGAAGTCTTAAAAGATAAGTTAGGTTTTCAG GGTGTTGTGCTTTCTGACTGGGAAGCATTGAACCGACTTAGCAATCCTCGTGGCTCAAACTATCGTTACTGCATTTCTGCTGCTGTTAACGCTGGAATTGACATG GTGATGGTGGGTCTTAAACATGAACAATTTGTGGATGACCTGATGCTTCTGGTGGAATCAGGGGAGATAACAATGGCCAGAATTGATGATGCGGTTGAGCGAATACTGAGAGTAAAGTTTGTTGCAGGTCTTTTTGAATATCCCTTTGCTGATAGATCTTTACTAGATTTGGTTGGTTGCAAG CTGCATAGAGAATTGGCATGTGAAGCAGTTCGCAAGTCTTTGGTTCTCTTGAAAAATGGGAAGGATCCAAAGAAACCTTTTCTTCCATTGCATAAAAATGCTAAAAAGATTCTTGTCACGGGAACACATGCTGACGATCTTGGATATCagtgtggagggtggaccataacTTGGTATGGAGGAAGCGGCAATATTACTATTG GGACTACTATCTTGGATGCTATAAAAAATGCGGTGGGAGGGGAAACAGAAGTGATTCATGAGAAATATCCATCGCCAGACACTTTAGCAGGCCAAGATTTTTCTTATGCCATTGTAGCTGTTGGAGAAGATCCATATGCAGAATTCACTGGTGATAATTCAGAGCTCCTGATACCCTTCAATGGAGCTGATGTTATTAGCTCAGTTGCTGATAGAATCCCCACCTTGGTAATTTTGATATCTGGAAGACCTTTAGTTTTAGAGGCATGGCTCTTGGAAAAGATAGATGCTTTTGTTGCTGCTTGGTTGCCTGGAACTGAAGGAGCAGGAATCGTAGATGTTATATTTGGAGACTATGAATTTAAGGGCAAACTGCCTGTAACATGGTTTAAGAAGGTTGAACAGCTGCCTATGAATAGTGGAGATAACTCATATGATCCTTTATTTCCCTTTGGTTTTGGGTTGACATACAACGAGGAGAAATCTTTAGACTGA
- the LOC110640246 gene encoding uncharacterized protein LOC110640246 isoform X2 encodes MTSIIAGLQGQPPEGHPNGYPFVAGRNNIIACAKHFVGDGGTYRGINEGNTILSYEDLERIHMVPFLDCISQGISTIMASYSSWNGHQLHAHHFLLTEVLKDKLGFQGVVLSDWEALNRLSNPRGSNYRYCISAAVNAGIDMVMVGLKHEQFVDDLMLLVESGEITMARIDDAVERILRVKFVAGLFEYPFADRSLLDLVGCKLHRELACEAVRKSLVLLKNGKDPKKPFLPLHKNAKKILVTGTHADDLGYQCGGWTITWYGGSGNITIGTTILDAIKNAVGGETEVIHEKYPSPDTLAGQDFSYAIVAVGEDPYAEFTGDNSELLIPFNGADVISSVADRIPTLVILISGRPLVLEAWLLEKIDAFVAAWLPGTEGAGIVDVIFGDYEFKGKLPVTWFKKVEQLPMNSGDNSYDPLFPFGFGLTYNEEKSLD; translated from the exons ATGACCTCTATCATTGCAGGCTTGCAGGGGCAGCCTCCTGAAGGACACCCAAATGGCTATCCTTTTGTAGCTGGAAG GAACAATATTATTGCCTGTGCTAAGCATTTTGTGGGAGATGGGGGCACCTATAGAGGTATAAATGAGGGGAATACCATACTGTCATATGAAGATCTAGAGAGGATCCACATGGTTCCTTTTCTGGACTGTATTTCGCAGGGTATTTCCACAATTATGGCATCCTATTCTAGTTGGAATGGACATCAACTGCATGCTCACCATTTTCTTCTGACAGAAGTCTTAAAAGATAAGTTAGGTTTTCAG GGTGTTGTGCTTTCTGACTGGGAAGCATTGAACCGACTTAGCAATCCTCGTGGCTCAAACTATCGTTACTGCATTTCTGCTGCTGTTAACGCTGGAATTGACATG GTGATGGTGGGTCTTAAACATGAACAATTTGTGGATGACCTGATGCTTCTGGTGGAATCAGGGGAGATAACAATGGCCAGAATTGATGATGCGGTTGAGCGAATACTGAGAGTAAAGTTTGTTGCAGGTCTTTTTGAATATCCCTTTGCTGATAGATCTTTACTAGATTTGGTTGGTTGCAAG CTGCATAGAGAATTGGCATGTGAAGCAGTTCGCAAGTCTTTGGTTCTCTTGAAAAATGGGAAGGATCCAAAGAAACCTTTTCTTCCATTGCATAAAAATGCTAAAAAGATTCTTGTCACGGGAACACATGCTGACGATCTTGGATATCagtgtggagggtggaccataacTTGGTATGGAGGAAGCGGCAATATTACTATTG GGACTACTATCTTGGATGCTATAAAAAATGCGGTGGGAGGGGAAACAGAAGTGATTCATGAGAAATATCCATCGCCAGACACTTTAGCAGGCCAAGATTTTTCTTATGCCATTGTAGCTGTTGGAGAAGATCCATATGCAGAATTCACTGGTGATAATTCAGAGCTCCTGATACCCTTCAATGGAGCTGATGTTATTAGCTCAGTTGCTGATAGAATCCCCACCTTGGTAATTTTGATATCTGGAAGACCTTTAGTTTTAGAGGCATGGCTCTTGGAAAAGATAGATGCTTTTGTTGCTGCTTGGTTGCCTGGAACTGAAGGAGCAGGAATCGTAGATGTTATATTTGGAGACTATGAATTTAAGGGCAAACTGCCTGTAACATGGTTTAAGAAGGTTGAACAGCTGCCTATGAATAGTGGAGATAACTCATATGATCCTTTATTTCCCTTTGGTTTTGGGTTGACATACAACGAGGAGAAATCTTTAGACTGA
- the LOC131182813 gene encoding uncharacterized protein LOC131182813 — MTVEQISNVSSSSSSPKSVLPERILLDQSPSNLNQQMHIAVSESDMEERIVRNKLLDEQVLENLALTAPQNVHHVTHHPSIDSKYEKSEESEKPPREFTQDANGNSGSKDLTEHRTAANPPEPTVDHVDMPVTTAGGEALLQNSTSINYAIANGMVSMEKHELVNGGEGEP; from the exons ATGACTGTGGAACAAATTTCTAATGTTTCAAGTTCATCTTCATCTCCAAAGTCTGTTTTACCAGAAAGGATCCTATTAGATCAATCACCGTCAAATCTCAATCAACAGATGCACATAGCAGTTTCAGAATCTGATATGGAGGAGAGGATAGTAAGAAACAAGTTGCTGGATGAGCAAGTACTTGAAAATTTAGCTCTCACTGCACCTCAAAATGTACATCATGTAACACATCATCCATCTATTGACAGCAAGTACGAAAAATCTGAG GAATCGGAAAAACCTCCAAGGGAATTTACGCAAGATGCTAATGGCAACTCAGGATCCAAAGATTTGACAGAACACAGAACTGCAGCTAACCCACCAGAACCTACTGTTGATCATGTAGACATGCCTGTCACTACTGCAGGAGGAGAG GCTCTCCTGCAGAACTCTACATCAATTAATTATGCAATAGCTAATGGCATGGTGAGCATGGAAAAGCATGAGCTTGTTAATGGTGGTGAAGGTGAACCCTGA